From one Musa acuminata AAA Group cultivar baxijiao chromosome BXJ2-6, Cavendish_Baxijiao_AAA, whole genome shotgun sequence genomic stretch:
- the LOC103990129 gene encoding protein PARTING DANCERS homolog isoform X3, protein MGSYHRMGAGGRGPDMAAVPVALDALASGDCTKLGSGVCLMNPTWRDEQHPSFIRFIASFLSANSYRLNFLPISPDFIFNNGGLSVAFIFETTWDPDKASVVFSRVERLKAQFRLLYVVIGVPTREQNDSFNHLYFKYGVELGRPTFVPVRDPEMGFEKIVKIAHARGVCKRQDAVGTMRSERERAVQGMDMFLRVVTSIPGIDDHDANALVQSIGSIEAISKASKSFILETTDLSVEKAERIVRFFRDPKNYLSPKLD, encoded by the exons ATGGGGTCATATCATCGAATGGGTGCCGGCGGACGAGGACCGGATATGGCGGCGGTGCCGGTGGCGCTGGATGCTCTCGCCTCCGGCGACTGCACCAAGCTCG GCAGTGGGGTCTGTTTGATGAACCCAACCTGGAGAGACGAGCAGCATCCCTCCTTCATCCGTTTCATTGCTTCATTCCTAAGTGCAAACTCATACCGTCTTAATTTCCTACCGATATCCCCT GACTTCATATTCAACAATGGCGGATTGTCAGTAGCATTCATTTTCGAAACAACTTGGGATCCTGATAAGGCTTCCGTCGTCTTTTCCAG AGTTGAAAGGCTGAAGGCTCAATTCAGGCTTTTATATGTAGTCATTGGTGTCCCAACGAGAGAGCAAAATGATTCTTTTAATCATTTATACTTCAA GTATGGCGTAGAACTTGGTAGACCGACCTTTGTGCCGGTTCGCGATCCAGAGATGGGGTTTGAGAAGATTGTGAAGATAGCACATGCTCGTGGAG TATGTAAACGACAAGACGCGGTTGGTACGATGAGGAGCGAG CGTGAGAGAGCTGTGCAAGGAATGGATATGTTCCTTAGAGTGGTCACCTCCATCCCTGGCATCGACGATCATGATGCAAATGCG CTCGTGCAATCTATCGGCTCTATCGAAGCAATATCCAAAGCATCCAAGAGCTTTATTTTGGAGACAACTGACCTTTCGGTCGAGAAAGCCGAAAGAATCGTTAGGTTTTTCAGAGATCCAAAGAACTATCTCAGTCCAAAACTCGACTAA
- the LOC103990129 gene encoding protein PARTING DANCERS homolog isoform X2 encodes MGSYHRMGAGGRGPDMAAVPVALDALASGDCTKLGSGVCLMNPTWRDEQHPSFIRFIASFLSANSYRLNFLPISPDFIFNNGGLSVAFIFETTWDPDKASVVFSRVERLKAQFRLLYVVIGVPTREQNDSFNHLYFKYGVELGRPTFVPVRDPEMGFEKIVKIAHARGVCKRQDAVGTMRSERERAVQGMDMFLRVVTSIPGIDDHDANASLFGLFSSCNLSALSKQYPKHPRALFWRQLTFRSRKPKESLGFSEIQRTISVQNSTKLQRTSS; translated from the exons ATGGGGTCATATCATCGAATGGGTGCCGGCGGACGAGGACCGGATATGGCGGCGGTGCCGGTGGCGCTGGATGCTCTCGCCTCCGGCGACTGCACCAAGCTCG GCAGTGGGGTCTGTTTGATGAACCCAACCTGGAGAGACGAGCAGCATCCCTCCTTCATCCGTTTCATTGCTTCATTCCTAAGTGCAAACTCATACCGTCTTAATTTCCTACCGATATCCCCT GACTTCATATTCAACAATGGCGGATTGTCAGTAGCATTCATTTTCGAAACAACTTGGGATCCTGATAAGGCTTCCGTCGTCTTTTCCAG AGTTGAAAGGCTGAAGGCTCAATTCAGGCTTTTATATGTAGTCATTGGTGTCCCAACGAGAGAGCAAAATGATTCTTTTAATCATTTATACTTCAA GTATGGCGTAGAACTTGGTAGACCGACCTTTGTGCCGGTTCGCGATCCAGAGATGGGGTTTGAGAAGATTGTGAAGATAGCACATGCTCGTGGAG TATGTAAACGACAAGACGCGGTTGGTACGATGAGGAGCGAG CGTGAGAGAGCTGTGCAAGGAATGGATATGTTCCTTAGAGTGGTCACCTCCATCCCTGGCATCGACGATCATGATGCAAATGCG TCACTCTTTGGCTTGTTTAGCTCGTGCAATCTATCGGCTCTATCGAAGCAATATCCAAAGCATCCAAGAGCTTTATTTTGGAGACAACTGACCTTTCGGTCGAGAAAGCCGAAAGAATCGTTAGGTTTTTCAGAGATCCAAAGAACTATCTCAGTCCAAAACTCGACTAAGTTGCAAAG GACTTCTTCGTAG
- the LOC103990129 gene encoding protein PARTING DANCERS homolog isoform X1, producing MGSYHRMGAGGRGPDMAAVPVALDALASGDCTKLGSGVCLMNPTWRDEQHPSFIRFIASFLSANSYRLNFLPISPDFIFNNGGLSVAFIFETTWDPDKASVVFSRVERLKAQFRLLYVVIGVPTREQNDSFNHLYFKYGVELGRPTFVPVRDPEMGFEKIVKIAHARGVCKRQDAVGTMRSERERAVQGMDMFLRVVTSIPGIDDHDANASLFGLFSSCNLSALSKQYPKHPRALFWRQLTFRSRKPKESLGFSEIQRTISVQNSTKLQSSCSLGTKKNIKKQNKL from the exons ATGGGGTCATATCATCGAATGGGTGCCGGCGGACGAGGACCGGATATGGCGGCGGTGCCGGTGGCGCTGGATGCTCTCGCCTCCGGCGACTGCACCAAGCTCG GCAGTGGGGTCTGTTTGATGAACCCAACCTGGAGAGACGAGCAGCATCCCTCCTTCATCCGTTTCATTGCTTCATTCCTAAGTGCAAACTCATACCGTCTTAATTTCCTACCGATATCCCCT GACTTCATATTCAACAATGGCGGATTGTCAGTAGCATTCATTTTCGAAACAACTTGGGATCCTGATAAGGCTTCCGTCGTCTTTTCCAG AGTTGAAAGGCTGAAGGCTCAATTCAGGCTTTTATATGTAGTCATTGGTGTCCCAACGAGAGAGCAAAATGATTCTTTTAATCATTTATACTTCAA GTATGGCGTAGAACTTGGTAGACCGACCTTTGTGCCGGTTCGCGATCCAGAGATGGGGTTTGAGAAGATTGTGAAGATAGCACATGCTCGTGGAG TATGTAAACGACAAGACGCGGTTGGTACGATGAGGAGCGAG CGTGAGAGAGCTGTGCAAGGAATGGATATGTTCCTTAGAGTGGTCACCTCCATCCCTGGCATCGACGATCATGATGCAAATGCG TCACTCTTTGGCTTGTTTAGCTCGTGCAATCTATCGGCTCTATCGAAGCAATATCCAAAGCATCCAAGAGCTTTATTTTGGAGACAACTGACCTTTCGGTCGAGAAAGCCGAAAGAATCGTTAGGTTTTTCAGAGATCCAAAGAACTATCTCAGTCCAAAACTCGACTAAGTTGCAAAG CTCATGTTCTCTTGGGAccaaaaaaaatatcaagaaacAAAACAAGTTGTAG
- the LOC103990129 gene encoding protein PARTING DANCERS homolog isoform X4: MLSPPATAPSSDFIFNNGGLSVAFIFETTWDPDKASVVFSRVERLKAQFRLLYVVIGVPTREQNDSFNHLYFKYGVELGRPTFVPVRDPEMGFEKIVKIAHARGVCKRQDAVGTMRSERERAVQGMDMFLRVVTSIPGIDDHDANASLFGLFSSCNLSALSKQYPKHPRALFWRQLTFRSRKPKESLGFSEIQRTISVQNSTKLQSSCSLGTKKNIKKQNKL; the protein is encoded by the exons ATGCTCTCGCCTCCGGCGACTGCACCAAGCTCG GACTTCATATTCAACAATGGCGGATTGTCAGTAGCATTCATTTTCGAAACAACTTGGGATCCTGATAAGGCTTCCGTCGTCTTTTCCAG AGTTGAAAGGCTGAAGGCTCAATTCAGGCTTTTATATGTAGTCATTGGTGTCCCAACGAGAGAGCAAAATGATTCTTTTAATCATTTATACTTCAA GTATGGCGTAGAACTTGGTAGACCGACCTTTGTGCCGGTTCGCGATCCAGAGATGGGGTTTGAGAAGATTGTGAAGATAGCACATGCTCGTGGAG TATGTAAACGACAAGACGCGGTTGGTACGATGAGGAGCGAG CGTGAGAGAGCTGTGCAAGGAATGGATATGTTCCTTAGAGTGGTCACCTCCATCCCTGGCATCGACGATCATGATGCAAATGCG TCACTCTTTGGCTTGTTTAGCTCGTGCAATCTATCGGCTCTATCGAAGCAATATCCAAAGCATCCAAGAGCTTTATTTTGGAGACAACTGACCTTTCGGTCGAGAAAGCCGAAAGAATCGTTAGGTTTTTCAGAGATCCAAAGAACTATCTCAGTCCAAAACTCGACTAAGTTGCAAAG CTCATGTTCTCTTGGGAccaaaaaaaatatcaagaaacAAAACAAGTTGTAG
- the LOC103990128 gene encoding protein SLENDER RICE1-LIKE 1-like: MSSSFRSDMGTDPYDSVGDDRWIIASASDRGSAHGEIDSLLHGAGYRVRSTDLRHVAIGLEQLESTMVGDQCVASSAEAIHYNPSDLTAWVDSMLSELAPDPHLLRHPQSTATANTWADPTQQRPSLHRLENHHQHRNVPAVSLQSMDEEEDAAIRLVHLLVSCADSVQRGDSEMAGSLLDQTRLALARVNTGFGIGKVAGYFVDALCRRLYPPPPSATGGGGSAANLEILYHHFYEACPYIKFAHFTANQAILEAFQGHDRVHVVDFNLMHGLQWPALIQALALRPGGPPLLRLTGIGAPSPDGRDALREVGLRLAELARSVQVRFAFRGVAATRLEHVRPWMFQVAPGEAVAVNTVLQLHRLLGDRASPEGGDAAAAEPIDTVLEWIVGLKPKIVTVVEQEADHNKPSFLDRFTEALFYYSTMFDSLEGGRVGGSHRGGQQQQQTVVAAVAEAYLQREMCNIVCFEGAARVERHEPLGRWRDRLGRAGLRAVHLGSNAFKQASMLLTLFSGEGYCVEEVAGCLTLGWHSRPLISASAWRADDDDASPPRDQQTLVLQDHSSSITSGSNNVVDGDDHLHQHSVMRSHMGSSDRINDTGSGSSCSRV, translated from the coding sequence ATGTCCTCCTCCTTCCGGTCGGATATGGGAACCGATCCGTACGATTCGGTGGGAGACGACCGGTGGATAATAGCCTCTGCCTCCGACCGGGGCTCCGCCCACGGTGAGATCGACAGCCTCCTCCATGGCGCCGGCTACCGCGTCCGTTCGACGGATCTCCGCCACGTTGCCATTGGCCTGGAGCAGCTCGAGTCCACCATGGTAGGCGACCAGTGCGTCGCGTCCTCGGCGGAGGCGATCCACTACAACCCCTCCGACCTCACCGCCTGGGTCGACTCCATGCTCTCCGAGCTCGCCCCCGACCCGCATTTGCTGCGGCATCCACAGAGCACCGCCACCGCCAACACGTGGGCGGATCCGACGCAACAACGTCCATCGCTTCACCGTCTAGAGAACCACCACCAGCATCGGAACGTTCCGGCGGTCTCACTCCAGAGCATGGACGAAGAGGAGGACGCGGCCATCCGTCTCGTGCACCTACTCGTCAGCTGCGCCGACTCCGTCCAACGCGGCGACTCCGAAATGGCCGGGAGCCTCCTCGACCAGACGCGGCTGGCTCTCGCCCGCGTCAACACCGGCTTCGGCATCGGCAAGGTCGCCGGCTACTTCGTCGACGCCCTCTGCCGGCGCCTCTACCCTCCGCCTCCGTCTGCCACCGGTGGCGGTGGATCGGCGGCTAATCTGGAGATCCTCTACCACCATTTCTACGAGGCCTGCCCTTACATCAAGTTCGCCCATTTCACGGCGAACCAGGCCATCCTGGAAGCCTTCCAAGGGCACGATCGGGTCCACGTGGTCGACTTCAACCTGATGCACGGCCTCCAGTGGCCGGCGCTAATCCAGGCCCTGGCTCTCCGCCCCGGCGGGCCCCCTCTTCTCCGCCTCACCGGGATCGGCGCCCCCTCGCCCGACGGGCGCGACGCTCTCCGCGAGGTCGGCCTCCGCCTCGCCGAGCTCGCCCGTTCGGTCCAAGTCAGGTTCGCCTTCCGCGGGGTCGCCGCCACCCGGCTGGAGCACGTCCGGCCGTGGATGTTCCAGGTAGCCCCGGGCGAGGCCGTCGCGGTGAACACGGTGCTGCAACTCCACCGCCTCCTCGGGGATCGTGCATCCCCCGAGGGAGGCGACGCAGCGGCCGCGGAGCCAATCGACACGGTGCTGGAGTGGATCGTGGGGCTGAAGCCCAAGATCGTGACGGTGGTGGAGCAGGAGGCCGACCACAACAAGCCGTCGTTCTTGGACCGGTTCACCGAGGCGCTCTTCTATTACTCGACCATGTTCGACTCGTTGGAGGGCGGAAGAGTGGGCGGATCACATCGCGGtggtcagcagcagcagcagacggTGGTTGCTGCGGTGGCGGAGGCGTACCTGCAGCGGGAAATGTGCAACATCGTGTGCTTCGAGGGGGCGGCCCGGGTGGAGCGGCACGAGCCTCTGGGTCGGTGGAGAGATCGGCTGGGCCGGGCGGGTCTGAGGGCCGTCCACCTCGGTTCCAACGCGTTCAAGCAAGCGAGCATGTTGCTGACGCTCTTCTCCGGGGAGGGCTACTGCGTGGAGGAGGTGGCCGGCTGTTTGACGCTCGGCTGGCACAGCCGGCCACTCATCTCCGCATCCGCCTGGCgagccgacgacgacgacgcatCCCCGCCGCGCGATCAACAGACCCTAGTCCTTCAAGATCACAGCAGCAGCATCACCAGTGGCAGTAACAACGTCGTCGACGGCGACGACCACCTTCACCAACATAGCGTGATGAGGAGTCACATGGGGAGTAGTGACAGGATCAACGATActggcagcggcagcagctgcAGCAGAGTATAG